Proteins encoded in a region of the bacterium genome:
- a CDS encoding T9SS type A sorting domain-containing protein, with product MRRYLAAIVCVLTFLSAAYSSSFKEIANENALETESVIQAHNDYITVQLKTTTGRFNIGTYPDNKSLTYFFPSPPWSSWVIVRVDGVSYVCPEPDPIKVGPPVTQMNISRSFSVLAWPTNLDSSYIFGAWSIPGISRLEVRQILQPVYLVYPDDTTGSIFIKYVIINNSTSIHDVGVLLLLDTDVDSNDEAPVGTNLDYSRIERDFYNCDTCEFPCYWFAYGDPRGPLGPPDQVVAMGILCGFDAVPPDRFAIGDWRRVGGLFRVQWSFFPSGANYGDSGVLLWWFPRTLYPGDTLVVATYFGLGKPVPGEISINIPEYPRVVDCSYQPDSFSVMVFFTNGLDMRLRDLRATIILPTGLRLSSVSDDTVALGPDDLYPGQTGSAGWYVIIDSIISYSESICVQIFPASGDTSFTDCVELHLTPLHPPTAELVYPDSGAVSSCQLGQILYRITVDSLAQLVFTLDGDTIPLSDPHLRIVGDSLLMYIPDTTWANGVTHTFGILRIVDQNDCRLDSVMGSFFTDFRPPVVRGFFPKPETIITTQFDSAGLIIRDLERTVDESTIVFVANGDTYTISDPQLTFYDSVLTFSLSSAGIVLSDGDTICFALVDAADPEPDYCDANHIDSVYRWCIYYRIVDLFLPETTANAGDIIDIPIIVDDITDLQLRNFRIRLSYSPSVLTPLGVESIDALVDGWTDLSLSVLAPGTLEVSCSGFPINGSGALVFVRFMVTSRMATFTPLRFIDVSLNDGTIGYKTHDGLLLVPWNDECWSVTINISATNISKRHLLIGLSPYASDSFDAGIDVISPLPSPSEFNLYIEPPVAEPFIDRLMHDFRNCSDSAATWKIHAYSPRSTDTIWFRWSRSGMPQGMLMLTYVTSAGTTILDMKKDTSFMVLGGTDVTIEYFRGVFTALDITLCPGWNLISLPVAPTTTTELLSIIPNAASYPYWYNPALRTYQVLDTVSYTHGFWIYMSDSSRIRIYGAKLRDMMMPLSAGWNLVGVPYKSDGFVPITSITTMPPGAISLPMYYFNACSSDTYIADTTGMKVGYGYWVLATDDCELILHGSAKVGAMLPGSPEFAMDLDVDGRTLELAVDSRAKDGLDRFDIAIPPSPVFEERTEPAFVSDGVMLRRDARPGGKYELSLRTGAVVKWDAKLLPENLDFILIDGEERVNMRELSSWVAGNERLYIEVSSLPRELSIKSISPNPFNSVARIKFVLPEDLSVSVEVYDINGRLVRILARGKFGAGENEIIWDGTDEFGNNLPSGIYMITLKCGDKVISARALITR from the coding sequence CATGGTCGATCCCCGGGATTAGCAGACTTGAGGTTCGTCAGATTCTTCAGCCCGTGTATCTCGTGTATCCGGATGACACTACTGGTTCGATCTTCATAAAATATGTTATAATAAACAATAGCACATCCATTCACGATGTAGGAGTATTGTTGCTCCTCGATACCGATGTTGACAGTAATGACGAAGCACCGGTTGGCACGAATCTCGATTATTCAAGGATTGAGCGTGACTTTTACAATTGCGATACCTGCGAATTCCCGTGCTACTGGTTTGCGTATGGGGATCCCAGAGGTCCTCTTGGACCGCCTGATCAGGTGGTAGCTATGGGAATACTTTGTGGTTTTGATGCGGTTCCGCCGGATAGGTTCGCCATAGGCGATTGGAGGAGAGTTGGTGGATTGTTCAGAGTGCAATGGTCTTTTTTCCCGTCTGGGGCGAATTATGGTGATTCAGGAGTCTTGTTGTGGTGGTTCCCCAGAACCCTTTATCCTGGTGATACGCTCGTAGTCGCGACATATTTTGGTCTTGGCAAACCCGTTCCAGGCGAGATATCGATAAACATTCCCGAATACCCGCGTGTGGTTGACTGCTCCTATCAGCCGGATTCGTTCAGCGTTATGGTGTTTTTCACCAATGGTCTTGACATGAGATTAAGGGACCTGAGAGCTACGATAATACTTCCTACGGGGCTAAGGCTTTCCTCAGTTTCCGATGACACCGTTGCGCTTGGTCCCGACGACCTTTACCCCGGTCAAACCGGTTCCGCGGGATGGTATGTTATTATAGACTCGATAATAAGCTATTCTGAGTCGATATGCGTTCAGATTTTCCCTGCTTCGGGCGACACGAGTTTTACTGACTGCGTGGAACTTCACCTGACTCCGCTTCACCCGCCTACTGCCGAGTTGGTTTATCCGGATAGCGGCGCAGTATCCTCCTGTCAGCTTGGACAAATTCTTTACAGGATAACCGTCGATTCGCTTGCGCAGCTTGTTTTCACCTTGGATGGCGACACGATTCCCCTATCAGACCCTCATCTAAGAATTGTTGGGGATTCGCTACTTATGTACATACCCGATACAACCTGGGCTAATGGCGTTACCCATACTTTTGGCATTCTCAGGATAGTCGACCAGAACGATTGCCGTCTTGATTCCGTTATGGGCAGCTTTTTCACCGATTTTAGGCCGCCTGTTGTGCGCGGCTTTTTCCCGAAACCGGAAACTATTATAACGACGCAGTTCGATAGCGCCGGACTGATTATTCGCGACCTCGAGCGAACGGTGGATGAAAGCACCATAGTCTTCGTTGCTAATGGCGATACATACACCATTTCTGACCCTCAATTGACTTTTTATGATTCAGTTCTAACTTTTTCGCTTTCCTCGGCGGGTATAGTATTGAGTGATGGAGATACCATCTGCTTTGCTCTTGTCGATGCTGCTGACCCTGAGCCTGATTACTGCGATGCTAATCACATAGATTCAGTGTATAGGTGGTGTATTTACTACAGGATTGTTGATCTATTCCTTCCTGAAACCACTGCTAACGCTGGTGATATTATCGACATTCCTATTATTGTTGACGACATTACTGATTTGCAGTTGAGGAATTTCCGCATAAGGCTTTCGTATTCACCATCGGTGCTTACTCCTCTTGGTGTCGAGTCTATTGACGCGCTTGTGGACGGCTGGACCGACCTTTCGCTTTCCGTTTTGGCTCCGGGTACATTAGAAGTTTCTTGCTCGGGCTTTCCGATAAACGGTAGCGGAGCTCTCGTTTTCGTGCGATTCATGGTAACATCGCGTATGGCGACATTCACTCCGTTGCGTTTCATCGATGTTTCGCTTAACGATGGCACAATAGGTTACAAAACCCATGATGGCTTGCTTCTGGTGCCGTGGAACGACGAGTGCTGGTCCGTTACAATAAATATAAGCGCTACTAATATATCGAAGAGGCATCTTCTTATTGGTCTTTCTCCTTATGCAAGCGATTCCTTCGATGCTGGCATAGATGTTATCTCACCGCTTCCCTCGCCTTCCGAATTTAATCTGTACATCGAACCGCCTGTTGCCGAGCCTTTCATCGATAGGCTTATGCACGATTTCAGGAATTGTTCTGATAGCGCTGCGACATGGAAAATTCATGCTTATTCTCCGAGAAGCACCGATACCATATGGTTCAGATGGAGCAGGTCGGGTATGCCGCAGGGTATGCTTATGCTTACTTATGTTACTTCCGCCGGAACCACTATTCTCGATATGAAGAAGGATACCTCGTTCATGGTTCTGGGCGGGACGGATGTGACTATAGAGTACTTCCGCGGTGTGTTTACTGCTTTGGATATAACGCTTTGTCCGGGCTGGAATTTGATAAGTTTGCCGGTGGCGCCAACCACAACGACAGAGTTGCTCAGCATAATCCCCAATGCTGCCAGCTATCCATACTGGTATAATCCCGCCTTACGGACCTATCAGGTGCTCGATACAGTTTCTTACACTCACGGTTTTTGGATTTACATGTCTGATTCCTCGCGAATAAGGATTTACGGTGCCAAATTGCGCGACATGATGATGCCGCTTTCCGCTGGCTGGAACCTCGTCGGCGTCCCCTACAAAAGCGATGGATTCGTGCCAATAACATCTATAACAACGATGCCACCGGGTGCGATATCGCTTCCGATGTATTATTTCAATGCCTGCTCCAGCGATACCTACATTGCTGATACGACCGGCATGAAGGTGGGCTATGGATACTGGGTTCTTGCCACTGATGATTGTGAGCTTATCCTTCACGGCAGCGCAAAAGTGGGGGCAATGCTTCCCGGTTCGCCAGAATTCGCGATGGATTTGGATGTTGACGGTCGAACTCTTGAACTAGCTGTTGATAGCCGCGCTAAAGATGGGCTGGATAGGTTTGACATAGCCATACCGCCTTCCCCAGTATTCGAGGAAAGGACTGAACCAGCTTTCGTTAGCGATGGTGTAATGCTTCGTCGTGACGCAAGACCGGGCGGAAAATATGAGCTTTCGCTGCGGACGGGAGCTGTGGTGAAGTGGGATGCTAAGCTATTGCCTGAAAATCTTGACTTTATCCTGATAGACGGGGAGGAACGAGTTAACATGAGAGAGCTCTCCTCGTGGGTAGCTGGCAATGAACGACTCTACATCGAGGTTTCGTCACTTCCGAGGGAGCTTTCAATAAAGTCTATTTCACCGAATCCGTTTAATAGTGTTGCCAGAATAAAGTTCGTTTTGCCTGAAGATTTGTCCGTGTCTGTTGAGGTCTACGACATAAATGGCAGGCTTGTGAGGATCCTTGCGCGGGGCAAGTTTGGTGCCGGTGAAAACGAGATAATCTGGGACGGAACAGATGAGTTTGGAAACAACCTGCCTTCTGGGATATACATGATAACTCTAAAATGCGGTGATAAAGTTATTTCTGCAAGAGCGTTAATAACAAGGTAG
- a CDS encoding DivIVA domain-containing protein: MAYKFSPLQVRNQEFTKAIRGYKPEEVRQFLTRVADFINDLLHENRRLTNEVESLKRRIIELEQSANSLKEMVDQSAQKIMNLARQKADELIAEAENKAQLMLKEASLAVEKKREELYELTGIYEAYKRQLLFVLKGMISSVQKFEESVEMRGAKKATEKLGAKIGALRPLDPITALKNTTHRRRKAFFEKAGEG; this comes from the coding sequence ATGGCTTACAAGTTTTCGCCTCTTCAGGTAAGAAATCAGGAGTTTACCAAAGCTATTCGTGGTTACAAGCCAGAGGAGGTTAGGCAGTTTTTAACGCGGGTAGCGGACTTTATAAACGACCTTCTTCACGAAAATCGCCGCCTAACCAACGAGGTGGAAAGCCTCAAGCGCCGCATAATCGAACTGGAGCAGAGTGCTAATTCCCTGAAGGAGATGGTGGACCAGAGCGCGCAAAAAATAATGAACCTTGCCCGTCAAAAAGCGGATGAGCTTATAGCCGAAGCGGAGAACAAAGCACAGCTTATGCTTAAGGAAGCGAGCCTTGCGGTCGAAAAGAAGCGAGAGGAACTTTATGAACTAACAGGAATTTACGAAGCTTATAAAAGGCAGCTACTTTTCGTGCTTAAGGGAATGATATCTTCGGTGCAGAAGTTTGAGGAGTCCGTTGAGATGCGCGGTGCAAAGAAAGCAACGGAAAAGCTCGGCGCAAAAATAGGTGCTTTACGCCCTCTCGACCCCATAACCGCTCTCAAAAACACGACCCACAGGAGAAGGAAGGCATTTTTCGAGAAAGCAGGGGAGGGGTAA
- a CDS encoding UvrB/UvrC motif-containing protein → MKCEICGKNDATHQVVQFIAGKRKVINVCDECFLKVGVDEQLASADEGVKKVEVTSFKCPGCGMTLNEFIESRFLGCEQCYDAFGQFIDVLVQRFQSESKPESKGEEQKSPEEVLVKLKLQLKRAVDDERYEEAARIRDQIRLLEKKLRSKHEEK, encoded by the coding sequence ATGAAGTGTGAGATTTGCGGAAAAAATGATGCCACGCATCAGGTGGTTCAGTTCATAGCCGGCAAACGGAAGGTAATAAATGTTTGTGATGAGTGTTTTCTTAAGGTCGGTGTTGATGAGCAGCTCGCCTCCGCCGATGAGGGCGTGAAGAAAGTTGAGGTGACGAGTTTCAAGTGTCCCGGCTGCGGAATGACACTTAACGAGTTCATAGAAAGCAGATTTCTCGGCTGTGAACAGTGCTACGATGCATTCGGCCAGTTTATAGATGTTCTGGTCCAGAGGTTCCAGAGCGAAAGCAAGCCAGAATCGAAGGGTGAGGAACAAAAAAGCCCTGAGGAAGTTCTCGTAAAGCTGAAACTTCAACTTAAACGCGCCGTTGACGATGAGCGCTACGAGGAGGCGGCGAGAATCCGTGACCAGATAAGATTGCTTGAGAAGAAGCTCCGCTCAAAACACGAGGAAAAATGA
- a CDS encoding VWA domain-containing protein, whose translation MKRILLALLLVSMFSLALGAGPGLKIIKSTLNWRGVNYDFASVGEDSFEALVVCTEDTGAVDIVFVLDITSSMRGYINTVRDNIAHLAITLDTLGYDYAFGIVVYKDPDFRNLTPFGRDLTSDTTTIKSWLSSISTGGGGSDPEDALHGLWVATHDMHWRPGATRVIVLVTDVCFCTDSSSIIPPPCPSCTTHFSRPEVYDAIVDAGIITFVITRWPTPLCNICTGYTTTEARDLYELLARITGGGVFYFHTPIDTIFTSLIPYISAKELIQVYIQNVSPDTIETLSVNLDLGTCIRIIHGDNPMTKFNIAPGETVDFVWTIDYMEGCIGPPACFRMTAAGGGYSVFSSHCMYVPNCACSPVQVENIWPRLGVWSACDPQVMRLRLTDDDLGVDTSWIVFEVNGTRIRYHYDPKLVLKGDTLEYTHAPGEFRTGDTVRYAVVDARDLGGCGLQEPRGGWYIVDRQPPMFSNYQPPLNATIGGMPSEVSVVITDQHSGVDVTSPYFIFNGTDTFTLDDPSVTFDGRILRFVPPPGYRWTFGDSIEVCVHADDRVSPQYCGPNHGVDCWHFFIDYLRLTLPDTIVPPNASVAYPIKCSDPSRFNITHFDLRISYCTDIFDVYSVYTGGTASRGFIVSWDTAGGILHINGYKAFPMVSSDVFIKLFLKTKDVPGGYYSPMRFVSVSLNHGEVGYATFDGMLMIKFKPAQWLHPLIFTGKTATGYLEPTTITIGAADGATDGYDPTLDLLILPPPPTKTDVYSLISDPDYPSVTRLGRDIHNRYSVPSEWRIVTQATPGSLYWNPHSLPDGIFRLNGRLDMKLDSIYHYALGETIVITYEQPLPAHLTIDYFSGWNMLGIPATITMPNWIEFIPDFFAGPFTYDNPTNMFYLNRFPKAGFGFWIYATDQGVADVCGIPFHSGSIIIHRGWNLIGSIDVPARIETDPSGIIVAIYGWDSSAGVYTTATADNIQPGKAYWVLSTSDGVLNFIPR comes from the coding sequence ATGAAAAGGATACTTTTGGCTTTACTTTTGGTTTCGATGTTTAGCCTTGCCTTGGGAGCTGGACCGGGACTAAAAATAATAAAATCAACGCTTAATTGGCGCGGTGTGAACTACGATTTTGCATCTGTAGGTGAAGACAGCTTTGAGGCACTGGTAGTTTGCACAGAGGATACCGGTGCTGTGGACATAGTTTTCGTTTTGGACATCACGAGCAGCATGCGGGGATACATTAACACTGTAAGAGACAATATAGCTCATCTCGCGATAACACTGGATACTCTTGGATATGATTATGCTTTTGGGATAGTCGTGTATAAGGACCCCGATTTCAGAAATCTTACCCCATTTGGCAGAGACTTAACAAGCGATACAACCACGATAAAAAGCTGGCTTAGCTCGATCTCGACTGGTGGAGGAGGCAGTGACCCCGAGGATGCGCTTCATGGGTTATGGGTGGCAACGCACGACATGCACTGGCGCCCCGGTGCTACAAGGGTTATCGTTCTTGTGACTGATGTATGTTTCTGCACCGATTCGTCATCAATAATTCCCCCACCGTGCCCATCATGCACGACTCACTTCTCCAGACCAGAGGTTTATGATGCTATAGTGGATGCGGGTATTATAACATTCGTAATCACGAGATGGCCAACCCCGCTTTGTAATATATGCACTGGGTACACCACAACGGAGGCGAGAGACCTTTACGAACTCCTTGCAAGAATTACCGGCGGCGGAGTATTCTACTTCCACACCCCGATTGATACAATATTCACTTCGCTCATACCATATATCTCGGCGAAAGAATTGATACAGGTTTACATACAGAATGTGTCGCCTGATACGATAGAAACATTGTCGGTTAATCTCGATTTGGGTACATGCATACGCATAATTCACGGTGATAATCCAATGACAAAATTTAATATTGCTCCTGGCGAAACTGTGGATTTCGTGTGGACCATTGATTACATGGAGGGCTGTATTGGTCCGCCAGCGTGCTTCAGGATGACGGCTGCGGGTGGTGGCTATAGTGTGTTCTCGAGCCACTGTATGTATGTTCCCAATTGTGCATGTTCGCCTGTTCAGGTTGAGAATATTTGGCCACGGTTGGGCGTCTGGAGCGCATGCGACCCACAGGTAATGAGGCTCAGGCTCACCGATGATGACCTTGGCGTCGATACGAGCTGGATAGTATTCGAAGTTAATGGAACACGAATACGGTATCATTACGACCCGAAGCTCGTGCTTAAGGGAGATACTCTCGAGTATACTCATGCTCCGGGAGAATTTAGAACTGGGGATACTGTCAGGTATGCTGTCGTGGATGCTCGTGACCTCGGCGGTTGTGGGCTTCAGGAACCACGCGGTGGATGGTATATTGTGGACAGGCAACCCCCTATGTTCTCCAATTACCAGCCTCCTCTTAATGCCACCATAGGTGGGATGCCGAGCGAGGTATCCGTGGTCATAACAGACCAGCATTCTGGCGTGGATGTTACATCACCTTACTTTATTTTCAACGGGACCGACACATTCACACTTGATGACCCATCGGTAACATTTGATGGTAGAATACTTCGGTTTGTGCCACCGCCCGGATACCGCTGGACTTTTGGCGATAGCATTGAGGTCTGCGTTCATGCTGATGACAGAGTATCACCTCAATATTGCGGTCCCAACCACGGAGTGGACTGCTGGCATTTCTTTATAGACTACTTGAGGTTAACTCTTCCTGATACCATCGTTCCGCCCAATGCAAGCGTGGCGTATCCCATAAAGTGCTCCGACCCATCAAGATTCAACATAACTCACTTCGACCTGAGGATAAGCTATTGCACCGATATATTTGATGTTTACAGCGTTTACACTGGCGGCACCGCTTCGAGAGGATTCATCGTTAGTTGGGATACCGCTGGCGGAATACTTCACATAAACGGCTACAAAGCTTTCCCGATGGTCTCCTCGGATGTGTTCATAAAGTTGTTCCTTAAGACCAAAGATGTGCCCGGCGGCTATTATTCCCCCATGAGGTTCGTTAGCGTTAGCCTTAATCATGGTGAGGTCGGATATGCTACATTTGATGGGATGCTTATGATAAAGTTCAAACCTGCACAGTGGCTTCATCCGCTTATCTTCACGGGCAAGACTGCGACGGGTTATCTTGAGCCAACAACTATAACGATAGGTGCCGCGGATGGCGCTACGGACGGTTATGACCCCACACTGGACCTTCTTATTCTGCCGCCACCGCCGACGAAGACTGATGTTTATTCTCTTATTTCCGACCCGGATTATCCTTCGGTGACGCGGCTCGGGCGCGACATCCACAATAGATATTCTGTCCCATCCGAATGGCGAATAGTAACCCAGGCGACTCCTGGTTCCCTTTACTGGAATCCTCACTCCCTGCCGGACGGGATATTCAGGCTTAACGGCAGACTCGATATGAAACTCGACTCTATTTACCATTATGCACTGGGCGAAACCATCGTTATCACCTATGAGCAGCCTCTGCCGGCACATCTTACTATTGACTACTTCTCTGGCTGGAATATGCTCGGGATACCGGCTACCATAACTATGCCGAATTGGATTGAGTTCATCCCTGACTTTTTCGCAGGTCCTTTCACCTATGACAATCCGACCAACATGTTCTATCTCAACAGGTTCCCCAAAGCTGGCTTTGGATTCTGGATTTACGCGACTGATCAGGGCGTTGCCGATGTATGCGGAATCCCGTTCCATAGCGGTTCGATAATAATTCATCGAGGCTGGAACCTTATCGGGTCGATAGATGTTCCCGCACGGATAGAAACGGACCCGTCGGGAATTATAGTAGCAATATATGGCTGGGATAGCAGTGCTGGAGTTTACACTACTGCCACAGCTGACAATATCCAGCCTGGAAAGGCTTACTGGGTGCTCTCGACCTCGGATGGAGTGCTTAATTTCATACCGCGGTGA
- a CDS encoding UDP-glucose/GDP-mannose dehydrogenase family protein yields MSERNIAIIGAGYVGLVAAACFAKKHNVVCVDIDEDKVELINNAKAPFYEPGLDELIKSGIKSGKLRATNDINGALESAEFIFISVGTPSKDNGEIDLSYVKSAAHDIGKALRNYAVVVQRSTVVPGTTRNVVKKIIEEQSGRKAGKDFGIAFVPEFLREGNAVHDFMEPDRVVIGADDDRVTDNLLELYRDFYPKMPDSALVTMSIESAELVKYASNLFLATKISFANEVAELAEKIPNVDIVDVMRGVGLDKRIGPSYLGAGAGFGGSCFPKDLNAIVHFARKIDVPPFITEAVLKRNRRQIERIVSFVVDQLGKLDDKRIAVLGLSFKPGTSDTRESPALKIINELMRLGAKDIIACDPKAVDEAKKVFGESIKYTEDPFEAIKDADCAVVVTDWNEFKNLSPDDFAGLMRNPLVIDGRRIYQPEKFEGRVKLICVGRYIQR; encoded by the coding sequence ATGTCGGAACGGAACATAGCCATAATAGGCGCTGGTTATGTAGGGCTTGTTGCAGCTGCATGTTTTGCGAAAAAACACAATGTAGTGTGCGTCGATATCGACGAGGACAAAGTTGAGCTTATAAACAACGCTAAGGCACCCTTCTATGAGCCCGGTCTCGATGAGTTGATAAAAAGCGGAATAAAAAGCGGCAAACTGCGCGCGACAAACGATATAAACGGTGCACTTGAGTCCGCCGAATTTATTTTCATAAGCGTTGGCACGCCATCAAAAGATAATGGCGAAATAGACCTTAGCTATGTTAAATCGGCTGCCCATGACATAGGAAAGGCGCTAAGGAACTATGCTGTGGTTGTTCAGCGCTCGACTGTCGTTCCCGGCACCACCCGTAATGTGGTGAAAAAAATTATTGAGGAGCAATCGGGCAGAAAAGCAGGCAAAGATTTTGGTATAGCATTCGTTCCCGAATTCCTGCGTGAGGGCAACGCTGTGCACGATTTTATGGAACCCGATAGGGTGGTTATAGGCGCCGATGACGATAGAGTAACTGATAACCTGCTTGAACTTTATCGTGATTTTTACCCGAAAATGCCAGATAGTGCGCTTGTCACAATGAGTATAGAGTCTGCTGAGCTGGTTAAATATGCGTCGAACCTTTTTCTTGCCACGAAAATTTCCTTTGCCAACGAGGTAGCCGAGCTTGCCGAAAAAATCCCTAATGTGGACATAGTCGATGTTATGCGTGGTGTGGGACTTGATAAAAGAATCGGGCCAAGCTATCTTGGAGCGGGTGCTGGATTCGGTGGGTCGTGCTTTCCCAAAGATCTTAACGCTATAGTTCACTTTGCCAGAAAAATAGATGTTCCACCTTTTATTACCGAGGCGGTTTTAAAAAGGAATCGCAGGCAAATAGAGCGGATAGTAAGCTTCGTTGTAGACCAGCTTGGTAAACTTGACGACAAAAGGATTGCGGTGCTCGGGCTTTCTTTTAAACCGGGGACATCGGATACCCGCGAATCGCCTGCACTGAAAATTATAAACGAACTGATGAGGCTTGGTGCGAAAGATATAATAGCGTGTGACCCCAAAGCTGTGGATGAAGCGAAAAAGGTTTTTGGCGAGTCGATAAAGTATACTGAAGATCCGTTTGAGGCTATTAAAGACGCTGATTGTGCGGTTGTGGTTACTGATTGGAATGAATTCAAAAATCTTAGCCCCGATGACTTTGCGGGTCTTATGCGAAATCCTCTTGTTATCGATGGGAGAAGAATTTATCAGCCGGAAAAGTTTGAGGGGAGAGTGAAGCTTATTTGTGTGGGGAGGTATATTCAGCGGTAA
- a CDS encoding ABC transporter ATP-binding protein, whose translation MVKCRNLWKWYPTPDGRLDVLKGLNFELRYDEFVAILGASGVGKTTFLSLLGLIDTPCDGEVIVDGISPYEISSAKAAEARAKKIGFVFQFHHLMPEFTALENLILPQLIAGESYSKAKNRAKELLQLFGMQGRENHFPGQLSGGEAQRIALARALVNSPKLVLADEPTGNLDRDNALIFMEYLRKLQRQNGLSVVLATHNPEIARFADTIYRLRDGKLWRVSIESVPSK comes from the coding sequence ATAGTTAAATGTCGCAATCTTTGGAAGTGGTATCCAACCCCTGACGGCAGACTTGATGTATTGAAAGGTCTTAACTTTGAGCTTCGGTACGATGAATTTGTTGCTATACTTGGCGCGTCGGGAGTGGGTAAAACTACATTCCTTTCGCTTTTAGGCCTTATAGACACTCCATGCGACGGCGAGGTTATTGTGGATGGCATCTCACCATACGAGATTTCGTCCGCCAAGGCTGCTGAAGCACGCGCAAAGAAAATAGGCTTTGTGTTTCAATTTCATCATCTCATGCCTGAGTTCACGGCGCTCGAGAATTTAATACTGCCGCAGCTTATAGCAGGTGAAAGCTATAGCAAAGCAAAAAATCGCGCGAAAGAGTTATTGCAACTTTTCGGGATGCAGGGGCGGGAGAATCATTTTCCCGGTCAACTCTCGGGTGGCGAGGCACAGCGAATAGCTCTGGCAAGAGCACTCGTTAACAGCCCCAAACTCGTGCTCGCGGATGAACCTACCGGTAATCTTGACAGGGATAATGCACTGATTTTCATGGAATATCTGCGCAAACTTCAAAGGCAAAACGGACTTAGCGTTGTGTTGGCAACGCATAACCCTGAGATAGCGCGATTCGCGGATACAATTTATAGACTTCGTGACGGCAAACTCTGGCGGGTAAGTATTGAAAGTGTGCCCTCAAAGTGA